In Paenibacillus sonchi, a single genomic region encodes these proteins:
- a CDS encoding polyprenyl synthetase family protein encodes MNENFTEQGDTVYRLAEHKAAQYFAALNMQVTDKTYVPALTKDIQSWKKNHIHQRSWLSFFTRRKRAGDTRDNQKYLEWLNYTGKLDNYLDRSVSYIYMRDLGKALDDPRTKTRIQRVVTDLKRHLMHSGANEQEDQTGLTGLSSIAGFYRWAQKEGIEAAAIWVIDKLKNVSSHIPEEMDAEQAERKLIKIIVGVILHVVEEMDEQTTPAERTRRLDEAIRIGYSYGLTYPFIDDLLDSQVLTAPEKEQYSAMIRTALLTGKVPELSGWPGIHMEIIQYVHTELRTAFEYIQSLQKPETEKTFFEQSYVFFHSQDIDRNKDLANAEYTNEELYIPIILKSSSSRLIVRSVISAAEDKGFEERTFYYGIYNQLADDFADMYDDMKDGAVTPYTYYLKYRKQRPDLINPYELYWTVISHLIHNVYHSDAKTLEVIMDRAINGLKRCKERVGTERYNEIMEIFASGNPEFNRLIQHMVRKADDVDFFDKLLRDQINAQLKNGRKEKEKFQTTVRTVRDQINGLLKIPRPDGIPPMKESLIEAANYSLTGDGKRIRPILTWVLGVEVYGMQAAAIEPLLRSLEFMHTASLIFDDLPSQDNASTRRGRPTLHQVHNSATAELTGLYLIQKAIQEQASLQAFDPATVLALMQYSAEKAEDMCMGQAMDLHSKGKAMTLEQLNMMCFYKTGLAFEASLVMPAILAGVQTAEINALKKYAYHAGIAFQIKDDLLDLEGDHQVLGKNTRMDMENNNSTFVSVLGPEAARIEMWDHYCHAVEALNAVPRKIAFLNHLLDYIINRNR; translated from the coding sequence GCATTGACAAAAGATATCCAGTCGTGGAAGAAGAACCATATCCATCAACGGTCATGGCTGTCTTTTTTTACACGGAGGAAGAGAGCAGGGGATACACGGGATAATCAGAAGTATCTGGAATGGCTGAACTATACAGGCAAACTGGATAATTATTTAGACCGGAGTGTGTCCTATATCTACATGAGGGATCTGGGCAAAGCGCTGGATGATCCCCGCACCAAGACCCGGATTCAGCGGGTAGTCACGGACTTGAAAAGACACTTGATGCATTCCGGCGCAAATGAGCAGGAGGACCAGACCGGATTAACCGGATTGTCCAGTATAGCCGGATTTTACCGCTGGGCCCAGAAGGAAGGAATCGAAGCTGCAGCGATTTGGGTGATAGACAAACTTAAGAATGTCTCTTCCCATATTCCGGAGGAAATGGATGCCGAGCAAGCCGAACGTAAACTCATCAAAATCATCGTCGGGGTTATTCTGCATGTGGTAGAAGAAATGGATGAACAGACCACGCCCGCTGAACGCACCCGTAGGCTGGATGAAGCCATCCGGATCGGGTATTCCTATGGTTTGACTTACCCTTTTATTGACGATCTTCTGGATTCCCAGGTCTTAACGGCTCCCGAAAAAGAACAATATTCCGCAATGATACGGACTGCCCTTCTGACGGGAAAGGTGCCGGAGCTGAGCGGGTGGCCTGGAATCCATATGGAAATCATTCAATACGTCCATACAGAGCTGCGGACTGCTTTTGAATATATCCAAAGCCTGCAGAAGCCCGAAACAGAGAAAACCTTTTTTGAACAGTCTTATGTGTTTTTTCATTCCCAGGACATCGACCGCAACAAGGATCTGGCTAATGCGGAATACACCAACGAAGAGCTGTACATCCCTATTATTCTAAAATCCTCTTCGTCGAGATTAATTGTCCGTTCGGTGATTAGTGCTGCTGAGGATAAAGGTTTTGAGGAGCGGACCTTTTATTATGGAATCTATAACCAGCTGGCTGATGATTTTGCGGATATGTACGATGATATGAAGGATGGGGCCGTCACCCCATATACCTATTATTTAAAATACCGGAAGCAGCGTCCCGATCTGATCAATCCTTATGAATTATACTGGACGGTAATCTCCCATTTGATCCATAATGTATATCATTCCGATGCCAAGACCCTTGAGGTGATTATGGACCGGGCAATCAACGGACTGAAACGCTGCAAAGAACGGGTAGGTACAGAACGGTATAACGAAATCATGGAGATTTTTGCGTCTGGGAATCCGGAGTTCAACCGCCTTATACAACATATGGTCCGAAAAGCAGACGATGTGGATTTCTTCGACAAGCTGCTCCGGGATCAGATCAATGCCCAATTGAAAAACGGCCGGAAGGAAAAGGAGAAGTTTCAGACGACCGTCCGCACTGTCCGCGATCAAATCAACGGTCTGCTGAAGATTCCCAGGCCGGATGGAATCCCTCCGATGAAAGAATCACTGATTGAGGCGGCGAATTATAGTCTGACCGGCGACGGGAAGCGGATACGGCCAATATTAACCTGGGTGCTGGGTGTTGAGGTGTATGGCATGCAGGCAGCTGCGATCGAGCCGCTTCTGAGATCATTGGAATTTATGCATACCGCATCCTTGATTTTTGACGATCTGCCTTCCCAGGATAATGCGTCCACCCGCAGAGGGCGGCCGACCTTGCATCAGGTGCATAATAGCGCTACGGCGGAATTAACCGGCCTGTACCTGATTCAAAAGGCGATTCAGGAGCAGGCTTCGCTTCAGGCTTTTGATCCTGCAACTGTGCTGGCTCTGATGCAATATTCGGCCGAAAAGGCAGAGGATATGTGCATGGGGCAGGCGATGGATTTGCACTCCAAAGGAAAAGCGATGACCCTGGAGCAATTGAATATGATGTGTTTTTACAAAACGGGGTTAGCGTTTGAAGCTTCTCTGGTAATGCCAGCCATACTGGCCGGGGTACAAACAGCCGAAATCAACGCGTTGAAGAAATACGCCTACCATGCGGGCATTGCCTTTCAGATCAAAGATGATCTGCTTGATTTGGAAGGGGATCATCAGGTGCTGGGCAAAAACACCCGGATGGATATGGAAAATAACAATTCGACCTTTGTGTCTGTCCTTGGTCCGGAAGCCGCCAGAATCGAAATGTGGGATCACTACTGTCATGCCGTGGAAGCGCTGAATGCGGTTCCCCGCAAAATTGCTTTTCTGAACCATTTATTGGACTATATTATTAACCGGAACCGTTAA